aagtctatgggactttattgtttctatgggtttctatgtaatgtaatgtaatgtagtgtacagtgctttattgaatgaatacatctatggaatactttggggagcaagtgtccttgctccccaaagtattgcataaatgtattcattcaatacattcaatacacagtaagcccgccgatccgccgcatttccgccgaattcccgccgatccgccacacgctgatccgccgcattcccgccgatccggaccatatacattgaactacagctcccatcatctgcttctagtatgaacaggtgatgggagctgtagctgggtaatggatatgacatgccgccgggcgcaggggggagccgctcagtacacaggagcgctcccccctcctcctcctccttccgtgataacttccgcctataccaatgctgactccctgcctggccgccgctctccgctctcatataccggctcccggcatcagcgcggacaccaggatgcatcgggagccggtatgtatgggggggagagcggagagcggcggccaggcagggagtcagcattggtataggcggaagttatcacggaaggaggaggaggaggggggagcgctcctgtgtactgagcggctcccccctgcgcccggcggcatgtgatatcccttacccaactacagctcccatcacctgttcatactagaagcagatgatgggagctgtagttcaatgtatatggtccggatcggcgggaatgcggcggatcagcgtgtggcggatcggcgggaattcggcggaaatgcggcggatcggcgggcttactgtgtattgaatgtattgaatgaatacatttatgcaatactttggggagcaaggacacttgctccccaaagtattccatagatgtattcattcaataaagcactgtacactacattacattacattacatagaaacccatagaaacaataaagtcccatagacttctatatagagagcgccccctgctggacactccataggaattacaccctgggtcgtgacgtcacttcttcagagatatttctaacacttcctgatctactaaattaagggaaatagctctatatgtgcatttcccataattaatgtacattagaaatttgtataacttttcataagtaacaacatatcaaaaattaattttggccggacttctcctttaagggtacgttcacacatacttaATCCAATATGGTTTTAATAAATAGCGAAAATTCGTATTTGATTAAGAATGTCTGAACGTACTCTAGGACATGATGTCTCCACCAATTAGTACAGGTAAAGTAAAGCAGAGTATCTGCAAAGTCCATCAATATTTAGGGTCATGAACCAAGTGTTGTAAGGCACAATGCAGTAAAAAGTACTGTTTAGCATAAAATTCTAATCACATCGCGTTTTTCATCTAAGTTTAATGTGTAAGCCGGGAAAGCTGGTGTCACGTATGCTGAATGTATCCGTTAGTTTAGCAAATATACTAGTGAGTGTTAGCAGCAAtctgtagagcagggatggggaacctcccgctctacagctgttgcaaaacaacaattcctatCATCTCTagacagccgttggctgtccaggcatgatcagaattgtagttttgcaacagctggagggccgaaggttccccatccttgctgtAGAGCATGGGGGGTCCCTGCTTCTTTACTTACTGTGACAGAGACTTGTGTAAAGCCAGGTACTCTGTCACAACTGCCTTTtaaatatatatctatgtgtgtgtgtgtatgtatatatatatatatatatatatatatatatatatatatatatatatatatatatatttaggcaGCTTTTCCTACCATACAcactaaacagaaaaaaaaacgagATGTGAGCGAGGCCTTATTACTCTGACCTGCTGAATATATAAGACTGCCAGTACATATATAAGATTATATCTAGATATAAAGTAAATGATGCTTTCAGAGGTGAACCTACATTAAACCTTTTGCAACAAAATAAATGCAAGTAAACCTTTGCACTGTATACGTCTACAGGCTTATTATCTTGTGCTACCAAATTCTACGCTTCCAGATTTTAACTTATTTTAAGCTTTTTCAATCCTGAAAACCTGGGACACTAATGtgacagaggaaaaaaaatccaggaagaggggggaaaaaatggtTGCTGATCTGACGCCCTCTTCGTGTCTccaagtgacatggactccatTACAACATGCTCAGACCAACCAAGCTGGGTGACAGACGCCCTGGGGCGCACACACGGCAGAGTCTCAAGCCTCAGCACCGCCCTGCAGAACACAGTCACAGCAGCTATGCGGAGCTATGTGCGCGCGCCCTCCGAATGGTCACGTCAATCGTGATAAAGCAGCTGCGGGCAGATCCTGTGCAGTCACATTAGTGTGAGCTCCGGAGGAACAATACTGCCATTGATAGCCCATGTAGCTTGCCGCAGGCTCCTACATTACGGTTTTGCAGTCTTATGATGACACCACCCACTGCCAGTCTTTATTCCGGGGGGTTAATGTCCATTAGAGAAGGTGAAGAGGAGTGTGAACTGACATTACTTTAGGACTCACTCCACTCTTGTATAAAGGGGCAACTTCTACTATGACTAATGGGTCCTAAGGCGTTGGAGTATGACTCCCTGGTAGATTAGGACAAGTCTAGGGACCGCAGTGTCAGAATATTCCTATAGAAAGAAAATCCTGGGTAGAAAgtctcaaaaaaaaaattatgcaggaCAGGAACCATCAATACCATTAGCTATATGGCTATTGCCCCCGGGGCGGATAACGTCGCTCAATGTCTTTTTTAATTTTTCGTAGCAGGCAAAATAGAGAGCGTGGGCCGGCCCGGCGCCGGTGGCTGTAACATTCAATCCTCGCATCGGCCTCCAGAAACCTTCGGTGCGGATGATTTTGGACAAGGCCTCCATGACGTTGCGGTAACGGGCGGCGGGATCGGGCTGGAGGCTCTGCATGCGGGtctagaagaggaggagggaaaaaaattacattctgaaacaaatataaatatataatatacacacactaatatatatatatattacgcaCACAGATGCAGCAAAGACGAGTAGCGCAACACACTTCACATAACAATGCGGTATCCTAAAGCAATTGTCCAATACTTGGATTTAgatcaggacccccccccccccccccagtgatcacATATTTATCCTCCAGTGGATAGGTGATCGGTGCTGTTAGTGGGCCGACCCCTTTAAGAAAGGGAAACGAAAACAGCGCCCATCATGGCTGCCGCTCTGCTTTGTTTTCATTGACTACATCTCTGGTATGATCACCAAGGTCACTTACACATCCTTATATATCTTGCAAGTCACATACTCGGCTGTAACATTCTGGTCTCTTCCAGTCAGCTAGGACTAGACAAGGTGACACGGCCGCCATCAGACCTTGCATACGCCCTGCTGCCGTCACGCCCTATACTTACACGCACTTCCGTTACACCCATCTGCTATATTGTGGCGAAAAAACACTAGgccttattaaaataaaataaaaattaaagtctgtacagcatagcaaccaatcagggctcagctttcatttcctaaactgctgtggtaaaatgaaagctgctctgtgattggttgctacgggcaaccaTCCTGTGCTCCTAGCATGGCGAGAACGGTTGTTTCCAAAGCCAAAACCTATGGCTACATGTGAATAACACTGCAGCATGGTGCCCCCTCTCTGTCATGCCTGTTGCTATGTATGTGCTGCCTAGCAACAAGCCCAGTCATTGGCAGCAAATGTTCAGAAACCAATCTGTAGCTTGAAGTAGAATGTCCACTATAATAGCGGCAGAGAAAGGGTTAAAACTAGAGATgcgcgaacctggagcatgctagagcCGATCCGAAatcgaactttcagcatttgattagcggtggctgatgaagttggataaagccctaaggctatgtggaaatcatggatatagtcattggctgtatccatgtttctcagacaaccttagagctttatccaagttcagcagccccagctaatcaagtgccgaacgatcgggtttggatcgactcgaacccgatcccggttcgctcatctctggttaaAACCTTTACTAAAGACAAGTCTTAGGCTTTGTAGTCACTGCATTGTGGCTTCTGTCATGTCCTGTTTGATCAGTCAGAATCCCACTGATCGTTAGAGAGCACAGGGAGAATCGCACAGCtgagctcttctctccccacTATCTATGTGTGCGGCACAATCCCACAGACTTATATGAGGAGACTGTCTCAGTCATGTTCACCTTAGCACCTCTCCTGACTTGTTCAAGCAATCTGTAGGGGTCTAAACATTCAGACCacaaatgatcaaaacttttgacacgtcatagagacagatcaaaagttttttgttttgttttttaaagtggcACAATCCATATTCGGATACTCAGAATCAAGGGGATATCCAGAAATCAAAAGACCCTAAAACCACAAGATAGGAGATAACTTGGACCCCTCATCAGAGATCAGCAGCCCCTCAGTAAATGGAGGGGCAGGACACAGGCTCCATGGACAACTGACCTCCATTCTTGAAGCTGGTTGGGGTCCCAtcagtcagacccccacagatcGGTAAGTTATCACCTACCCTGTACAGCATAGCCCCATCCCAGCACTCCTCTATGGTATATGGCTGCTTTGCATGTGGAACGCACCTGGCACAGCTGTGGCCCCCACTTCCCTCTGGTGACACAACGCAACAATGACACAAGTCACCACATCCTGACAGTTATGAGGCGGTGCCGCCAACCATGgctaacccttaaaggggtattcctatctccatTTGTTATCCCTGTGCATAGAGTAAGGCAGGGGtaagggaaccttcggccctccagctgttgcaaaactacaatttccatcatgtttggacagcagaagctaaagctttggctgttcaggcatgacgGCATTGTAGTTTtcaggagggccaaaggttccccatccctggagtaaggggcctattcctcGGAGCCATAAACAGCcgaattggccgattatcgctccatggaatagagacaacaatcagcaaatgattgtgtcatcggctgattgtttatttaggttaaaacctaaaatcgggcaccgaccgcgcatcgttgcgtggaatggggggggggggggagagaaggagcgCAGTAGCTAAAGTAGCGGCGAACAGAATTATATTGCAGTTCTATGGAGCACGTCAGAAGTCATGACACGTCAGAAGTTTGgttaaaagccctattacacggccgatgctgaggaggaagcaagcgccCACCTGTCCATTCAGCGCCTGCTTGCTCCTTATTctccgcttgctgtctgtgctattacacatgcggacagcaagcggggagcagtgggaggggctgcctgaaCGATCTCTATATCAtttgggtggcccatagaagatagtggcggtctgctgtcacGCTCCAAATTACACAGAGCGTCAGACAGCGGACCGtggctattttctttttttacatgctgaaagacaacaatgcCGGCAGATAGTTGCCTGTTACCACTACCGAATTACACCATAACGGCCGACAATCGACAAATACGGtagataatcgcttggtgtaatgacAGGTACCCGGTAAATTTCCCCGCACTGTGTCCTCTTCAGTCGGCATCTGCTGCCCGTCCGCCCTCATAGTTGGCGCCTTCCTGCAGCTTTGTTTCCCTCTAAAGCTCCTCCATTTGCTCAGATTAGTGCCGGGATCCGGTTACCTGTAGCTTTAATCTGCGCCAGGACGCCAAACCTGTTTCTCAGGGAAAGTAACGTGGCCGCAGACAAATTACTTAACGCTTTAATTATAAGATCTCAGGCTGGCAGCTCCCGGCGCGCTGTAAGATAGCGACAGACGTGCTGTACACCCACCCACCCGGGCACTGCTGCCAGCCTGGAGAACTGCACCGGAGGAATCTACGCCACACGGCAGACCTGTCCGCTgcaaggaggaggtggtggactGGGACGCCAGGAAGTCACCGACTATGGACGTGTGTACCACTATGCAGGGCGGCATGTAGATCAGCCTGTGGTATCCTCACCTGGCCCTGCCTGACCGTGCTAaaccctcctgacatcctctgtgctgctgtttcttACCATgtacaccagggaagggctgtgCAGGAATAAtggtagttctgcagcagctggaggctcCCTATTCCTGGTGtagacagcagcacagaggatgtcaggaggatGCAGCCCTGGGATGGGGGTCAGGCAGAGGAGGGGCCATCACTGCTGCCACTcagctggcccctccccctgtcTGACCACCATCACAGTGCTAtaccctcctgacatcctctgtgctgctgtttcttACCATGTACACCAGGGATGATGGTTATTCTACAACAGTTGGAGGCTCCCTATTCCTGGTgtaaacagcagcacagaggatatcaggagaatccagggatgggggtcaggcagGGGAGGGGCCGGCGCTGAGTGGCAGCAGTGATGGCCGCCTCcacctgcctgacccccaccacagtGCTatactctcctgacatcctctgtgctgctgtttcttACCATGTACACCAGGGATGATGGTAGTCCTGCACCAGCTGGAGGCTCCCTATTCCTGGTGtagacagcagcacagaggatgtcaggaggctCCAGCCCTGGGATTGGGGtctggcagggggcggggcctgcggTTGAGTGACAGCCAGTGATGGCCGCCTCCCTGCGGACACGTGTGTCCCATCCCCCCGCCGCCCACCACCATGTGCCGCTCACCTTGACACAGTCCACGGGGTACATGAGACAGTGCTCCATGATCCCGGCCACGGCCCCGGCCAGCATGTGCGTGGTGACGGTGGATCCCTCCGGTAACGCCTCGTACTCCAGATCCAGCTCCCGGGCCCGGCCCATGGCGGTAgagtcagcagcagcagcgatgAGCTCGGTGTCAGCAGCCCCGGGCCCGCCAGCAGCCGGCCATCCACGCTTCACCCAAGCTCCCAGTACCCGCGCGGGATCCCCGGCGGCCGCGCCCCCTCGTTCCTTCAGCACGGCCTCCAGCTCCATGTTACAGTCTATAGGCTGCTCCCGGCCGCCGGTCTGGGCCCCTGAGCGCCGCTGCTGACCCGACACCGCCGTGGTGGCGCCACCGAAACGCCCGCAAACTCCGGGGCCCCCCCAAGCACACACCCACTCCGCGCCCATTGGGTGGTGAGAACGGCGTTGCATAATCTCCATCACAATTGGCCAACTGGGATGCCAATCATCGCCTGTCACGTTTTCATTCGCTGGGCGCGTCGCCCTTTAGCGCCCTCTTTGTTTACTGCCTTTTGATTGGCTAGGAAACCGAAAGAGGCGGGATTGAGTGGTATTGGTTGACACGGCTGTCAGTAGaaaaccattttttttcccttgcatAATCCTACTATGTAACTGTCAGCGCGTCTCGTGCGGTCACGTGTCCTGGCAGTGAGCGGCttggccggggggcggggctaggAAGTCGCTCCGTATTGGGGAGTATCGAGCGCTCCAGTGTGCATTGTAACCAAGGTCAGGGGAGCAAGGTCATGCGGCTCATACAAGTTAGGTTACACAGCTCCTCTATTCTGTACTCCTCCAAGGCTGTTTGGTTGGAAATCAGACATTGCCATTGATTTTCCAACACTTAAAGGAACATCCCCTCCAAAATTCACACAGGCCCCAAGTGCCCCTTTATTTACCTAGATCTCCTGTAATGTTCAGTTTTATGAAGGGATCGGAAGATCTGCAGGAATAAATATACTATTTTGTTGCCAAAAGTGTCTGGTCTCTATGTGACTGTTCACACCCACCCTGTGTATCACTTCATGTATAACCTGCACATTGATGAGATTGTGCCGCTTCATCCACTGGCAGTGATATAGGTgtcaccaggggcggattaaccttaccataggccctgggctgttcaccaggcctggggccccccccccaacccactgtaactatggcagcactagcctggcgttcatagtacaggacagataatgtcatgatgtcctgatttgtgcaaaattgccattaaaaaaacgtgatttttttgggtggtcatggaccccccaggagctcagggccccggggtgccgcccgaaacgcccctattataattcaCAACTAAGTGTCACAGCAGGGCGGTTATTGGAGGGACACAGGGTCTAGTTTAGGTGGGCTCAAGTATCCATGACCATGAGTGAGGGTTATCGTTATCAatctgggaggggaggggggactggGTGCAGACGGGCACAACTGGCTCTGAAGATGGTGGCAATCGGGCTCGGCTACACAACATTGCTGACATATTCAATAAGGACCAGAGATGCTCGAGTCCGAtgcttctgcatttgattaccggtggctgaagaagttggatgcagccctagggagtcttggaaaacctggacacagcctatggccataaGCCTTACTTCCTAggggggcatccaacttcttcagccatcggtaatcaaatgcagaatgatggGACCCGAGCAcactccagttgtgctcatctctagtccttagtGAAACATTAGCCTCCCAGAGTAGCTGGAATTAGGCTATATTCAGGGTATACATAGCGGTAGGATGGCATATACCACctcatacttaaagtgtcactgtcgtgaatttttttttttcagaaatcaatagtccaggcgattttaagaaactttgtaattgggtttattatccgaaaaatgcatttttatcgtgaaaaagcagtttgaagctctcccccctgtcttcattgttctcctatggagagagctaaagaaaagaccaaaacaggacaacaaagagttaatctacaaatccctcacccgttatctgttctgaccatcaccactgacctgtctgagctcggattacagctgtcacccagctctgtgcctgtaatcctctgttatctgctttctgctgccggctaactccctccttcctcctcccccctcccctctccctagagcagacaggggacgtctcctgcaacaagtcacaattttcagatttttcagagtggatgaaaaagaggaaggagggggggacctgggaaaaggctttttacatgcagataatggcagatttggctaataaacccaattacaaagtttcttaaaatcgcctggactattgatttctgcaaaaaaaaaaaatacgacagtgactctttaagttcaGCCCATTCAAATTACTGGGCCTGACACAATCTACTAGTGACTAATATCAGTCCATTTACAAGTATGTCCTGTAACCTTGTGAGCCACTTGCCCTCCCTGTCACCGAGCCCGACTGCCTATCTTGCACTCACCTCTAGTACGGACCTCTTAGCATTCTGTTATCTTCATGGACTTCCAGTTGGGAcggctttggctgtgcaggcatgataggaattgtagttttgccacagctggagagccaaggttccctaatcctgggttaaagtgactttgtacccacaaactgacccccccaaccacttgtaccgttagatagctgcttttaatccaagatctgtcctggggtccgttcggctacGGTAAGCGTACGGAGCGCCATGTCTGCAAGGCGGCGGCCATTTTCAGGGCCTTGCTGCTCTGCCTCTTGTGAGGAGGACGGCGCCTCCGGACGGGTGAAATATGACCCGATATCTCCCTGGGGGGGAGAGGAACGGGTAGAGGAGTGTCCCCTGTTCTTTCTGGCTGTTTTCCCCATGATTATTAGGGCC
The nucleotide sequence above comes from Dendropsophus ebraccatus isolate aDenEbr1 chromosome 8, aDenEbr1.pat, whole genome shotgun sequence. Encoded proteins:
- the SLC25A28 gene encoding mitoferrin-2 isoform X1 gives rise to the protein MGAEWVCAWGGPGVCGRFGGATTAVSGQQRRSGAQTGGREQPIDCNMELEAVLKERGGAAAGDPARVLGAWVKRGWPAAGGPGAADTELIAAAADSTAMGRARELDLEYEALPEGSTVTTHMLAGAVAGIMEHCLMYPVDCVKTRMQSLQPDPAARYRNVMEALSKIIRTEGFWRPMRGLNVTATGAGPAHALYFACYEKLKKTLSDVIRPGGNSHIANGAAGCVATLLHDAAMNPAEVIKQRMQMYNSPYRRVTDCIRAVWRNEGAGAFYRSYTTQLTMNIPFQAIHFMTYEFLQENLNPHRQYNPTSHMVSGACAGAVAAAATTPLDVCKTLLNTQESLALNSLNMSGHITGMANAFRTVYQIGGVTAYFRGVQARIIYQMPSTAIAWSVYEFFKYIITKRQEERRASH